From the Lolium rigidum isolate FL_2022 chromosome 2, APGP_CSIRO_Lrig_0.1, whole genome shotgun sequence genome, one window contains:
- the LOC124685941 gene encoding vacuolar-processing enzyme-like — protein sequence MARLCFPLLVVQLLLLIAGVAGGPWQEFLRPQSDMDNDVIGTRWAVLIAGSKGFENYRHQADVCHAYQILKKGGLKDENIVVFMYDDIANNSANPRPGVIINHPNGSDVYAGVPKDYTGDDVNVKNFLAVLLGDKSALTGGTGKVVNSSQDDHIFVYYTDHGGPGVLGMPTIGESLFASDLVATLEKKHAAGTYKSLVFYVESCESGSMFEGLLPANISIYSTTASNANESSWATYCPGGREGEAPPPEFMTCLGDLYSVSWMEDSDAHNLRNESFELQYDNVKNRTLSWSHVMQYGDLGLNAQTLDLFMGSSDPANHSATVGSTDNSLMQLSSAVHQRDADLLYFWHKYRRSSDGMSEEARKELLEVMAHRSRVDKGIERIGGILFGTEAGPQFLTAVRPTGWPLVDDWDCLKSMVRAFEEQCGLLGQYGMKHTRAFANMCNAGVGPIAMPNLASKACAASTPSAF from the exons ATGGCACGCCTCTGTTTCCCTCTACTTGTTGTGCAGCTGCTCTTGCTCATCGCCGGTGTAGCCGGTGGGCCGTGGCAGGAGTTCCTCCGCCCACAGTCCGACATGGACAATGATGTCATCGGGACGCGGTGGGCCGTCCTCATTGCCGGCTCCAAAGGTTTCGAAAACTACCGCCACCAG GCAGACGTGTGCCATGCGTATCAAATCCTGAAGAAAGGCGGGTTAAAAGACGAGAACATCGTCGTCTTCATGTACGATGACATAGCAAACAACTCCGCCAACCCCAGGCCGGGGGTCATCATAAACCATCCCAACGGTAGCGACGTGTACGCCGGAGTTCCAAAG GATTACACGGGAGATGATGTGAACGTGAAGAACTTCCTCGCCGTCCTGCTCGGCGACAAGTCAGCGCTCACTGGCGGCACCGGCAAGGTCGTCAATAGCAGCCAGGACGACCACATTTTTGTGTATTACACCGACCATGGAGGTCCAGGGGTGCTTG GTATGCCAACCATAGGTGAGAGCCTGTTTGCCAGTGACCTGGTGGCAACTCTAGAGAAGAAGCACGCGGCTGGAACGTACAAGAGCCTGGTGTTCTATGTAGAGTCGTGCGAATCCGGGAGCATGTTCGAGGGCCTCCTGCCGGCCAACATCAGCATCTACTCCACAACAGCCTCAAACGCGAACGAGAGCAGCTGGGCCACGTACTGCCCCGGCGGCAGGGAGGGAGAAGCCCCTCCTCCGGAGTTCATGACCTGCCTGGGTGATCTCTATAGCGTTTCGTGGATGGAGGACAGCGACGCGCATAACCTTCGTAACGAGTCCTTTGAGTTGCAGTACGACAAT GTGAAGAATAGGACGCTCTCCTGGTCACATGTGATGCAGTACGGTGATCTAGGTCTGAATGCTCAGACCCTGGACCTCTTCATGGGTTCCTCCGATCCTGCCAACCACAGCGCCACGGTAGGCAGCACAGACAATTCACTCATGCAGCTTTCCTCCGCCGTGCACCAGCGTGATGCAGATCTTCTCTACTTCTGGCACAAG TACCGGAGATCGTCGGACGGGATGTCCGAGGAGGCTCGGAAGGAACTGCTGGAGGTGATGGCACATAGGTCCCGAGTCGACAAGGGCATCGAGCGCATCGGTGGCATTCTTTTCGGCACCGAGGCAGGCCCCCAATTCCTCACTGCCGTACGTCCAACAGGCTGGCCTCTGGTTGATGACTGGGACTGCCTCAAGTCTATG GTACGGGCCTTTGAGGAGCAGTGTGGGCTGCTGGGACAGTATGGAATGAAGCATACGCGGGCGTTTGCCAACATGTGCAACGCCGGCGTTGGGCCCATAGCCATGCCCAACCTCGCGTCCAAGGCCTGCGCAGCTTCTACTCCTTCGGCCTTCTGA